One region of Oncorhynchus mykiss isolate Arlee chromosome 8, USDA_OmykA_1.1, whole genome shotgun sequence genomic DNA includes:
- the LOC110530611 gene encoding uncharacterized protein LOC110530611 yields MSLLWQCAIVLAVVAASAANEDFNVDCEKHSIKVTWKVSPELVEHAARLFLGHCVPSTFSVLPTGEGMATFHYNLNGCAIKKRVTGKKHIYSTSLTYRPNRKPKPAAISHHIKCVYIRPEGWIPPFLIPAYGSAEGHGGLVFHMALLNEDLTGLAKSSLFPLGSFIPIWAAVDQMDHQPLLLLLEECVAATTPELQSASLVYPIITNKGCLADGKNGNSRFLPRYHSSAILLYLQSFKFALGEEVYIHCKLVAWDPEVFDIEKKACHYIKETGEWELLDDPSQSDLCKCCDSSCKPRLKRGVDSEPQGLVQNSVLGPLTIVENSETRIPSEFVKYPTVEQVDWLV; encoded by the exons ATGTCTCTCCTTTGGCAATGTGCAATTGTTTTGGCTGTCGTAGCAGCAAGCGCTGCCAATGAAG ATTTTAATGTGGATTGTGAGAAACACTCCATTAAAGTGACATGGAAGGTCAGTCCAGAGTTGGTTGAACATGCTGCCCGTCttttccttggacactgtgttccGTCCACATTTTCTGTTCTTCCCACGGGAGAAGGGATGGCGACATTCCACTACAACCTCAATGGCTGTGCCATCAAGAAACGG GTGACTGGCAAAAAACACATCTATTCAACCAGCCTGACTTACAGACCTAACCGAAAGCCCAAACCTGCTGCCATTAGTCACCATATTAAGTGTGTTTACATAAG ACCTGAGGGATGGATTCCCCCATTCCTTATCCCTGCCTATGGTAGTGCTGAGGGTCATGGAGGATTGGTTTTCCACATGGCACTCCTCAATG AAGACCTTACTGGTCTGGCTAAGAGCAGCCTGTTTCCCCTGGGCTCTTTCATCCCCATCTGGGCAGCAGTGGATCAGATGGACCATCAGCCCTTGCTGCTGCTCTTGGAGGAGTGTGTGGCAGCCACAACACCAGAACTGCAGTCTGCGAGCCTGGTGTACCCCATCATCACCAACAAGGG TTGCCTTGCAGATGGGAAGAATGGGAACTCCAGGTTCCTGCCTAGGTACCACTCGTCTGCTATTCTGCTTTACCTGCAGTCCTTCAAGTTTGCCTTAGGCGAGGAA GTGTATATTCATTGTAAGCTTGTTGCATGGGACCCTGAGGTTTTTGATATAGAAAAGAAGGCCTGCCACTACATTAAAGAGACTGGAGA ATGGGAGCTGCTGGACGACCCGTCTCAAAGTGACCTCTGCAAGTGCTGTGACTCGAGTTGCAAGCCTCGGTTGAAGAGGGGTGTGGATTCAG aaCCCCAGGGCCTGGTTCAAAACTCTGTTCTTGGACCGCTCACAATAGTGGAAAACTCTGAAACCCGGATCCCCAGTGAATTTGTAAAATATCCTACTGTAGAACAAG TTGACTGGTTGGTGTAA
- the LOC118965555 gene encoding uncharacterized protein LOC118965555, producing the protein MSLLWQCAIVLAVVAASAANEDFNVDCEKHSIKVTWKVSPELVEHAARLFLGHCVPSTFSVLPTGEGMATFHYNLNGCAIKKRVTGKKHIYSTSLTYRPNRKPKPAAISHHIKCVYIRPEGWIPPFLIPAYGSAEGHGGLVFHMALLNEDLTGLAKSSLFPLGSFIPIWAAVDQKDHQPLLLLLEECVAATTPELQSASLVYPIITNKGCLADGKNGNSRFLPRYHSSAILLYLQSFKFALGEEVYIHCKLVAWDPEVFDIEKKACHYIKETGEWELLDDPSQSDLCKCCDSSCKPRLKRGVDSEPQGLVQNSVLGPLTIVENSETRIPSEFVKYPTVEQVDWLV; encoded by the exons ATGTCTCTCCTTTGGCAATGTGCAATTGTTTTGGCTGTCGTAGCAGCAAGCGCTGCCAATGAAG ATTTTAATGTGGATTGTGAGAAACACTCCATTAAAGTGACATGGAAGGTCAGTCCAGAGTTGGTTGAACATGCTGCCCGTCttttccttggacactgtgttccGTCCACATTTTCTGTTCTTCCCACGGGAGAAGGGATGGCGACATTCCACTACAACCTCAATGGCTGTGCCATCAAGAAACGG GTGACTGGCAAAAAACACATCTATTCAACCAGCCTGACTTACAGACCTAACCGAAAGCCCAAACCTGCTGCCATTAGTCACCATATTAAGTGTGTTTACATAAG ACCTGAGGGATGGATTCCCCCATTCCTTATCCCTGCCTATGGTAGTGCTGAGGGTCATGGAGGATTGGTTTTCCACATGGCACTCCTCAATG AAGACCTTACTGGTCTGGCTAAGAGCAGCCTGTTTCCCCTGGGCTCTTTCATCCCCATCTGGGCAGCAGTGGATCAGAAGGACCATCAGCCCTTGCTGCTGCTCTTGGAGGAGTGTGTGGCAGCCACAACACCAGAACTGCAGTCTGCGAGCCTGGTGTACCCCATCATCACCAACAAGGG TTGCCTTGCAGATGGGAAGAATGGGAACTCCAGGTTCCTGCCTAGGTACCACTCGTCTGCTATTCTGCTTTACCTGCAGTCCTTCAAGTTTGCCTTAGGCGAGGAA GTGTATATTCATTGTAAGCTTGTTGCATGGGACCCTGAGGTTTTTGATATAGAAAAGAAGGCCTGCCACTACATTAAAGAGACTGGAGA ATGGGAGCTGCTGGACGACCCGTCTCAAAGTGACCTCTGCAAGTGCTGTGACTCGAGTTGCAAGCCTCGGTTGAAGAGGGGTGTGGATTCAG aaCCCCAGGGCCTGGTTCAAAACTCTGTTCTTGGACCGCTCACAATAGTGGAAAACTCTGAAACCCGGATCCCCAGTGAATTTGTAAAATATCCTACTGTAGAACAAG TTGACTGGTTGGTGTAA